A region from the Schistocerca serialis cubense isolate TAMUIC-IGC-003099 chromosome 1, iqSchSeri2.2, whole genome shotgun sequence genome encodes:
- the LOC126466711 gene encoding ribosome-binding protein 1-like yields the protein MEGERWRGRGGRGRGGEGGGGEGEGERGEGERGEGERGEGERGEGERGEGERGEGERGEGERGEGERGEGERGEGERGEGERGEGERGEGERGEGERGEGERGEVERGQRGKGARAEGKRSKGRGEKEQGQRGKGARAEGKRSKGRGEKEQGQRGKGARAEGKRSKGRGEKEQGQRGKGARAEGKRSKGRGEKEQGQRGKGARAEGKRSKGRGEKEQGQRGKGARAEGKRSKGRGEKEQGQRGKGARAEGKRSKGRGEKEQGQRGKGARAEGKRSKGRGEKEQGQRGKGARAEGKRSKGRGEKEQGQRGKGARAEGKRSKGRGEKEQGQREKGARAEGKRSKGRGKKEQGQREKGARAEGKRSKGRGKKEQGQREKGARAEGKRSKGRGKKEQGQREKGARAEGKRSKGRGKKEQGQREKGARAEGKRSKGRGKKEQGQREKGARAEGKRSKGRGKKEQGQREKGARAEGKRSKGRGKKEQGQREKGARAEGKRSKGRGKKEQGQREKGARAEGKRSKGRGKKEQGQRENGARAEGKWSKGRGKKEQGQREKGARAEGKRSKGRGKKEQGQREKGARAEGKRSKGRGKKEQGQREKGARISSEYICIEYKVEKNSCHE from the exons atggagggggagagatggagggggagaggggggagggggagagggggagaggggggagggggagagggggagggcgaGAGGGGTGAGGGCGAGAGGGGTGAGGGCGAGAGGGGTGAGGGCGAGAGGGGTGAGGGCGAGAGGGGTGAGGGCGAGAGGGGTGAGGGCGAGAGGGGTGAGGGCGAGAGGGGTGAGGGCGAGAGGGGTGAGGGCGAGAGGGGTGAGGGCGAGAGGGGTGAGGGCGAGAGGGGTGAGGGCGAGAGGGGTGAGGGCGAGAGGGGTGAGGGCGAGAGGGGTGAGGGCGAGAGGGGTGAGGTGGAGAGGG ggcagaggggaaaaggagcaagggcagaggggaaaaggagcaagggcagaggggaaaaggagcaagggcagaggggaaaaggagcaagggcagaggggaaaaggagcaagggcagaggggaaaaggagcaagggcagaggggaaaaggagcaagggcagaggggaaaaggagcaagggcagaggggaaaaggagcaagggcagaggggaaaaggagcaagggcagaggggaaaaggagcaagggcagaggggaaaaggagcaagggcagaggggaaaaggagcaagggcagaggggaaaaggagcaagggcagaggggaaaaggagcaagggcagaggggaaaaggagcaagggcagaggggaaaaggagcaagggcagaggggaaaaggagcaagggcagaggggaaaaggagcaagggcagaggggaaaaggagcaagggcagaggggaaaaggagcaagggcagaggggaaaaggagcaagggcagaggggaaaaggagcaagggcagaggggaaaaggagcaagggcagaggggaaaaggagcaagggcagaggggaaaaggagcaagggcagaggggaaaaggagcaagggcagaggggaaaaggagcaagggcagaggggaaaaggagcaagggcagaggggaaaaggagcaagggcagagggaaaaaggagcaagggcagagggaaaaaggagcaagggcagagggaaaaaggagcaagggcagagggaaaaaggagcaagggcagagggaaaaaggagcaagggcagagggaaaaaggagcaagggcagagggaaaaaggagcaagggcagagggaaaaaggagcaagggcagagggaaaaaggagcaagggcagagggaaaaaggagcaagggcagagggaaaaaggagcaagggcagagggaaaaaggagcaagggcagagggaaaaaggagcaagggcagagggaaaaaggagcaagggcagagggaaaaaggagcaagggcagagggaaaaaggagcaagggcagagggaaaaaggagcaagggcagagggaaaaaggagcaagggcagagggaaaaaggagcaagggcagagggaaaaaggagcaagggcagagggaaaaaggagcaagggcagagggaaaaaggagcaagggcagagggaaaaaggagcaagggcagagggaaaaaggagcaagggcagagggaaaaaggagcaagggcagagggaaaaaggagcaagggcagagggaaaaaggagcaagggcagagggaaaatggagcaagggcagagggaaaatggagcaagggcagagggaaaaaggagcaagggcagagggaaaaaggagcaagggcagagggaaaaaggagcaagggcagagggaaaaaggagcaagggcagagggaaaaaggagcaagggcagagggaaaaaggagcaagggcagagggaaaaaggagcaagggcagagggaaaaaggagcaagg ATATCAAGTGAATATATTTGCATTGAATACAAAGTTGAGAAAAATAGCTGCCACGAGTGA